One Gallus gallus isolate bGalGal1 chromosome 11, bGalGal1.mat.broiler.GRCg7b, whole genome shotgun sequence DNA window includes the following coding sequences:
- the OSGIN1 gene encoding oxidative stress-induced growth inhibitor 1 codes for MHSALDRHQNKSGSKPIPVVIIGNGPSGICLSYLLSGYTPYFKRHSLHPHPILQNKLEEAVDVSILDQDLEYLSEGLEGRSNSPVALLFDTLQRPDTDFGVSAESVLTWRHEIDRAIPHLVLGKNPPGGAWHSIEGSMITLSRGEWMGLPDLQFKDWLKQKKRGLRNHRATAEDIAQYYQHYVMKKGLQKNFRCGTVVTSVKKVSAKSISNHAQKDLQKSDSLWNFSEESMEVFQVDGFVKTVKGDREPFSVYAENIVLATGTYDSPTWLRVKGENLSYVHHQLSALEEAVKNNSIGITSDPVLIVGAGLTAADAILFAHHCSIPVIHVFRRQVSDPGLIFNQLPKMMYPEYHKVHQMMKEQSAACAGPYECYVSLPEHHVLSFGKDKKCVLQDKDGCQKAYKISMALVLTGSNPNLFFLPNNGIDLAMDSDQPVNPKRNPIDIDPFTYECTQEKGLYALGPLAGDNFVRFVQGGALAAASSLLRKANKNPP; via the exons ATGCATTCAGCATTGGACAGGCACCAAAACAAGAGTGGGTCCAAGCCAATTCCTGTGGTGATCATAG GGAATGGACCTTCTGGAATCTGTCTCTCATATTTGCTGTCGGGCTACACCCCTTACTTCAAAAGACACtctcttcatcctcatcccatTCTTCAGAATAAACTAGAAGAGGCAGTGGATGTGTCCATTTTGGACCAG GATTTGGAGTATCTGTCTGAAGGTTTAGAGGGAAGATCCAACAGCCCTGTGGCTCTTCTGTTCGATACCCTTCAACGACCTGATACAGACTTTGGTGTGAGTGCAGAATCTGTGCTCACTTGGAGGCATGAGATTGACAGAGCCATTCCCCACCTGGTCCTTGGCAAGAACCCTCCAGGAGGCGCCTGGCAT TCTATTGAGGGCTCTATGATTACCCTGAGCAGAGGGGAATGGATGGGACTCCCAGATCTCCAGTTCAAAGACTGgctaaaacaaaagaaaag GGGCCTCAGAAACCATAGAGCCACAGCAGAAGACATTGCTCAATACTACCAACATTATGTGATGAAGAAAGGGCTGCAGAAGAACTTTAGATGTGGGACTGTTGTAACCTCTGTGAAGAAAGTGAGTGCAAAGAGCATCTCCAACCATGCACAGAAAGATCTACAGAAGAGTGACTCACTATGGAACTTCAGTGAGGAGAGTATGGAGGTCTTTCAGGTGGATGGATTTGTCAAAACTGTCAAAGGTGACAGGGAGCCTTTCAGTGTCTATGCAGAGAATATAGTCTTAGCTACAGGAACATATGATAGTCCCACTTGGCTCAGGGTCAAGGGAGAGAACCTTTCCTATGTCCATCACCAGCTCTCTGCCTTAGAGGAAGCAGTGAAAAACAACAGTATTGGTATCACATCAGATCCAGTTTTGATTGTAGGTGCTGGGTTGACAGCTGCTGATGCGATTCTCTTTGCTCACCACTGCAGTATTCCAGTAATTCATGTTTTTCGGAGACAAGTCAGTGATCCAGGTCTTATTTTTAACCAGCTACCCAAAATGATGTACCCTGAATACCACAAAGTCCATCAGATGATGAAAGAACAGTCAGCTGCTTGTGCTGGGCCCTATGAGTGCTACGTTAGCCTACCTGAGCACCATGTACTATCTTTTGGCAAGGACAAGAAATGTGTCCTTCAAGACAAGGATGGCTGCCAGAAAGCTTATAAAATTTCCATGGCTCTTGTTCTAACGGGTTCAAATCCCAACCTCTTCTTTCTGCCAAATAATGGCATTGACTTGGCAATGGACAGTGACCAACCAGTCAATCCCAAGAGGAATCCCATAGATATTGACCCATTCACTTATGAATGTACTCAGGAGAAAGGGCTTTATGCTCTAGGGCCTCTAGCTGGAGATAACTTTGTACGCTTTGTACAGGGAGGGGCTCtagctgctgccagctctctcttaaggaaagcaaacaaaaatcctccatAA